A single region of the Silene latifolia isolate original U9 population chromosome 8, ASM4854445v1, whole genome shotgun sequence genome encodes:
- the LOC141594274 gene encoding bifunctional protein FolD 4, chloroplastic-like, which produces MASMVFHDCCSSSTTARLLPLTSPAFRRTSSFSPSLSFSLLPSNNTRPSFPSLSLHSHASSTLISAKMAADSVAKVIDGKSVAKQIREEIALEITKMKDAIGVVPGLAVILVGDRKDSATYVRNKKKACEAAGINSFEVHLPETSTEEEVLDSISRFNEDPSVHGILVQLPLPSVRFSMCTFCLGGNATRILFCNSLLET; this is translated from the exons atggCATCAATGGTGTTTCATGATTGTTGTTCATCTTCAACAACTGCTCGTCTTCTTCCTCTCACTTCCCCAGCTTTCCGTCGCACTTCTTCTTTCTCTCCTTCCCTTTCCTTCTCTCTCTTACCCTCCAACAACACTAGGccttcctttccttctctttctcttcactctcATGCTTCCTCAACTCTCATTTCAG CTAAAATGGCAGCAGATAGTGTCGCAAAAGTTATTGATGGTAAATCAGTGGCGAAACAGATTAGGGAGGAGATAGCCTTGGAGATTACAAAAATGAAAGATGCCATTGGCGTCGTTCCTGGTTTGGCTGTGATCCTTGTTGGCGATAGAAAGGACTCTGCAACTTATGTTCGTAACAAGAAGAAAGCCTGTGAGGCGGCAGGGATTAATTCTTTTGAAGTACATTTGCCCGAAACCTCAACAGAGGAGGAAGTGCTTGACTCTATCTCCAGGTTTAATGAAGATCCTTCAGTTCACGGAATCCTTGTTCAATTGCCTCTTCCCTCGGTAAGGTTTTCTATGTGTACTTTTTGTTTGGGTGGTAATGCCACTAGAATCCTTTTCTGCAATAGTTTGTTGGAAACTTGA